From the genome of Streptococcus lutetiensis, one region includes:
- a CDS encoding DUF6287 domain-containing protein, giving the protein MKKSLKLVLALVLSLCIVTACTSHTNNHSKQSSTATKTSTKVTSSSSSKSSASSSSVSLESQPSSTEASSTQVEQEIAPIYTGAILKADYATMAGNWQNASGNVLTFNNTGLATEGMTPNILDINQNGILLLDVQTGTRSNVTLYIVPANTAFSSDYLNGQSDPTDVSKDRVISSADINSGDLANKAYYHISQ; this is encoded by the coding sequence ATGAAAAAGAGTTTAAAACTTGTTCTGGCTTTAGTCTTGTCACTTTGCATAGTGACAGCTTGTACAAGTCATACCAATAATCATAGCAAACAATCTTCAACAGCAACGAAAACAAGTACTAAAGTAACATCTTCAAGTTCAAGTAAAAGTAGTGCTTCGTCATCGTCAGTTTCTTTAGAAAGTCAGCCTTCATCGACTGAAGCTTCATCAACACAAGTTGAACAAGAGATTGCTCCCATTTATACAGGTGCTATTTTAAAAGCAGATTATGCTACGATGGCAGGAAATTGGCAAAATGCATCTGGAAATGTTTTAACCTTTAATAACACTGGATTAGCTACCGAAGGAATGACCCCTAATATTTTAGATATCAATCAAAATGGTATTCTACTACTAGATGTTCAGACTGGTACAAGATCAAATGTTACGTTGTATATTGTCCCAGCTAATACGGCTTTTTCATCAGATTATTTGAATGGTCAATCTGATCCAACAGATGTTTCAAAGGATCGTGTGATTTCGTCAGCTGATATCAATTCAGGCGATTTAGCTAACAAGGCATACTACCACATTTCGCAATAA
- a CDS encoding GBS Bsp-like repeat-containing protein, with protein sequence MKKNILRSCLVSPIIIGAFLSSGQVFAEENTTTQSTTVNENVQSSVEQSGSLQLNSDSVISDDNETNNSLPSSEVQNETQNLSDTDKQDSAIANGQEAEKNADDQISLINPSISEDSKETAGNSKENNVDDSAVQESQSADDTTDRVSDKTSLSNLAESKVSTSAVQAASQKVTNQLAASKAVVKEVTSATLTNKGFDIQYNQAIPAGAKIMFAVWSEVNGQDDLIWYTADSNGHVVAKYTGSYGKYNIHTYQNLNGQMIGLNGRAIDVPKPSAKVTITKVSGTTYKVTVSDIPAYITSIQLPTWTEKGGQDDIQWYATTQNADSTFTRTFSIAEHNLESGQYNVHVYGTSAVTNSLTGLTGTSFQGDYQFGDVKVQPTLTANGIQISMPSDVSSDMTAYHAVWSAKNDQDDLIWYKVPANGQLTAKYTGDYGTYLIHTYAVIKGQMTCISATSIDVPKPSAKAKITKESSTTYKVTITDVPVYIDSIQVPTWTEKNGQDDIQWYKATKAADGSYYVIFSEATHNLEAGTYNVHVYGNSRVTNSQTALLGTRFESDYQFGDVKVQASLGQNGINISMPSDVSPNLKVMHAVWSVKNDQDDLIWYQVPENGQLTAKYTGDYGTYLIHTYAVINGQMTCISATSINVPKPEIKATITKESDVKVKVTVSNVPVYVTGIKIPVWTSLNGQDDIKWYQATKQFDGIYILTFSPKEHNFESGHYNIHIYGQSQVNYSLEALSSTSGVDLSTDKYVVDPAVSVQNHDANNGTLKVRIAESEYTKKIKSVSVSVWSESDQSNLHWYTTSDVYDGVVTVMVNEKNHGYIKGNYTVHVYVDFTDNTTSGFNLGQYALNADEPAQHAPSYFIDISSHNGVISVSDYQRLKSQGITGVVVKLTEGTSYTNPYARAQIANAQAAGLRVSAYHYSHYETAAEARAEAQYFVRVAQSMGLSGSTTMVNDMEECSMLNGDLNANTQVWKDEMNHLGYSNNVYYTMASWLDTKGGKLNTAKFGLSNLWVAHYLYAYTYLDQESAKSLSYYSNTAAWQYTSVSPKLLHALDESIDYTGRFTW encoded by the coding sequence TTGAAAAAGAATATCCTTCGAAGCTGCCTAGTATCTCCGATTATTATAGGAGCTTTTTTAAGTTCGGGGCAAGTTTTCGCTGAAGAAAACACAACCACCCAATCAACGACAGTAAATGAGAATGTTCAATCATCGGTAGAGCAATCTGGTTCACTTCAATTAAATAGTGATAGTGTTATCTCTGATGATAATGAAACAAACAACTCATTACCTTCATCTGAAGTTCAAAATGAAACTCAGAATTTAAGCGATACTGATAAGCAAGATTCAGCAATTGCTAATGGTCAAGAAGCTGAAAAAAATGCCGATGACCAAATCAGTCTAATTAATCCTTCAATTTCTGAAGATAGTAAGGAAACAGCAGGAAATTCTAAAGAGAATAATGTTGATGATTCAGCGGTACAAGAGTCACAATCAGCTGATGATACAACAGATCGTGTTTCTGATAAGACTTCATTGTCAAACCTTGCTGAGTCAAAGGTCTCAACATCAGCTGTCCAAGCTGCTAGTCAAAAGGTAACTAATCAATTAGCTGCTTCTAAAGCTGTTGTAAAAGAAGTAACCAGTGCGACCTTAACTAACAAAGGTTTTGATATTCAGTACAACCAGGCCATTCCAGCAGGTGCCAAAATCATGTTTGCCGTTTGGTCTGAGGTCAATGGTCAAGACGATCTTATTTGGTACACGGCTGATAGTAATGGACACGTCGTAGCCAAATACACTGGTTCATATGGAAAATACAATATCCATACTTACCAAAACCTCAATGGTCAAATGATTGGTTTAAACGGTCGCGCCATTGATGTACCAAAACCAAGTGCCAAGGTGACAATTACAAAGGTTAGTGGCACAACTTACAAAGTTACTGTCAGTGATATCCCAGCTTACATCACTAGTATTCAACTACCAACATGGACAGAAAAAGGTGGTCAAGATGATATTCAGTGGTATGCTACTACTCAAAATGCTGACAGCACTTTTACAAGAACCTTTAGTATCGCTGAGCACAACCTAGAAAGTGGCCAGTATAATGTTCATGTTTATGGGACAAGTGCGGTTACGAATTCGCTAACCGGTCTTACTGGCACAAGTTTTCAAGGAGATTATCAATTTGGTGATGTTAAAGTTCAACCAACTTTGACAGCAAATGGGATTCAAATTAGCATGCCAAGTGATGTTAGCTCAGATATGACTGCTTACCACGCTGTTTGGTCAGCCAAAAATGACCAAGACGATTTGATTTGGTACAAAGTTCCGGCTAACGGTCAGCTGACAGCTAAGTATACTGGTGATTATGGCACTTACCTTATCCATACTTACGCTGTGATTAAAGGTCAGATGACATGTATCAGTGCGACAAGTATTGACGTTCCAAAACCAAGTGCTAAAGCTAAAATTACTAAAGAAAGTTCAACAACTTATAAAGTCACAATTACTGACGTTCCGGTTTACATTGATAGTATTCAAGTACCAACTTGGACAGAAAAGAATGGTCAAGATGATATTCAGTGGTATAAGGCTACTAAAGCTGCAGATGGATCATATTATGTGATTTTTAGTGAAGCAACACATAACTTAGAAGCTGGTACCTACAATGTTCACGTTTATGGAAATAGTCGTGTCACAAATAGTCAAACAGCTTTACTTGGAACACGTTTTGAATCTGATTACCAATTTGGTGATGTTAAGGTTCAAGCGAGCCTAGGTCAAAATGGTATTAACATTAGCATGCCGAGCGATGTCAGCCCTAATTTAAAAGTTATGCATGCGGTATGGTCAGTTAAGAATGATCAAGATGATCTTATCTGGTATCAAGTTCCAGAGAATGGTCAATTAACAGCAAAATATACTGGCGATTATGGAACATATCTTATCCATACCTACGCTGTTATCAATGGTCAAATGACATGTATCAGTGCAACAAGCATTAATGTGCCAAAACCAGAGATTAAAGCGACGATTACAAAAGAAAGTGATGTTAAAGTTAAGGTGACTGTTTCAAATGTTCCAGTATATGTAACTGGTATTAAAATTCCAGTTTGGACAAGTTTGAACGGTCAAGATGATATTAAATGGTATCAGGCTACTAAACAATTTGACGGAATTTATATCTTAACCTTCTCGCCTAAAGAGCATAACTTTGAATCTGGGCATTACAATATTCATATCTACGGTCAAAGCCAAGTTAATTACTCATTAGAAGCTTTATCATCAACAAGTGGTGTTGATTTATCAACAGATAAGTATGTTGTTGATCCAGCAGTTTCAGTTCAAAATCATGATGCAAACAATGGGACTTTGAAAGTTCGAATTGCTGAATCTGAATACACTAAGAAGATTAAATCAGTCAGTGTTTCTGTCTGGTCAGAAAGTGATCAATCTAATCTTCATTGGTATACAACTTCTGATGTGTATGATGGTGTAGTGACTGTCATGGTTAATGAGAAAAATCATGGCTATATCAAAGGTAACTATACCGTTCACGTTTATGTTGATTTCACAGACAATACAACATCAGGATTTAACTTAGGTCAATATGCTTTGAATGCTGACGAGCCTGCACAACATGCGCCGTCTTACTTCATTGATATCAGTAGCCATAATGGGGTCATTTCCGTTAGCGACTATCAACGTTTGAAGAGTCAAGGAATTACGGGTGTTGTTGTTAAATTGACCGAAGGAACTTCATATACGAACCCATATGCTCGTGCACAAATTGCTAATGCGCAAGCAGCTGGTTTGAGAGTATCAGCTTATCATTATTCTCATTATGAAACAGCAGCAGAAGCAAGAGCAGAGGCTCAATATTTTGTTCGTGTAGCGCAATCGATGGGACTTTCAGGCTCAACGACAATGGTCAATGACATGGAAGAGTGTAGCATGCTTAACGGTGACCTTAATGCTAATACCCAAGTGTGGAAAGATGAAATGAATCATCTTGGTTACAGTAACAATGTTTACTACACGATGGCAAGTTGGTTGGACACTAAAGGTGGAAAATTAAATACAGCTAAATTTGGTTTATCAAATCTATGGGTAGCGCATTACTTGTATGCATATACTTACTTAGATCAAGAATCAGCTAAATCCTTGTCATATTATTCAAATACAGCTGCTTGGCAGTATACAAGTGTTTCACCAAAACTCTTACATGCACTTGATGAAAGTATTGATTACACAGGACGATTTACTTGGTAA